A region from the Sebastes umbrosus isolate fSebUmb1 chromosome 18, fSebUmb1.pri, whole genome shotgun sequence genome encodes:
- the bpnt1 gene encoding 3'(2'),5'-bisphosphate nucleotidase 1: protein MSGSPAVLMRLVASAHTVAEKAGAIVRKVLHSGELGIVEKTGANDLQTLADRLAQQSICASLSRHFPKITIIGEEDLPAEEIKEDLIESGHSEEILQKTCPAEYIGLKEEELVVWVDPLDGTKEYTEASRCLHHQTEAQIPNKGSDTSQPPWQWLLDNVTVLIGIAYGGRAIAGVINQPFYNYQLGAGATLGRTMWGMPGLGAFGFQLKEVPGDRRIVTTTRSHSNKLVTDCVDAMEPHEVIRVGGAGNKIIQLVEGKASAYVFASPGCKKWDTCAPEAVLQAVGGKLTDMHGNAYCYNADVKHMNSAGVLATLRNHEYYVSRVPQSVLQALKSA, encoded by the exons ATGTCTGGAAGTCCTGCAGTGCTCATGCGGCTGGTGGCCTCGGCCCACACTGTGGCTGAGAAGGCCGGAGCCATTGTGAGGAAGGTCCTCCACAGTGGAGAACTTGGCATTGTGGAAAAG ACTGGAGCTAATGATCTGCAGACCCTGGCAGACAGACTAGCACAGCAGAGCATTTGCGCATCGCTGTCCAGACATTTCCCTAAAATCACCATCATTGGAGAGGAG GACCTTCCAGCTGAGGAAATAAAGGAAGATCTCATTGAGAGCGGCCACTCAGAGGAAATCCTTCAGAAGACGTGTCCAGCAGAATATATTGGGctgaaagaggaggag CTAGTTGTGTGGGTCGATCCCCTCGACGGCACAAAGGAATACACTGAAG CATCGAGGTGTCTCCATCACCAAACTGAGGCCCAGATACCAAACAAAGGGTCGGACACCTCTCAGCCTCCCTGGCAGT GGCTCCTGGATAATGTGACGGTGCTTATTGGTATCGCATATGGAGGCAGAGCTATTGCAGGCGTCATCAACCAGCCTTTCTACAACTACCAG CTTGGAGCAGGAGCAACTTTAGGAAGAACCATGTGGGGAATGCCGGGATTGGGCGCCTTTGGATTTCAGCTCAAGGAAGTTCCAGGCGACAGACGCATCGTCACCACCACACGCTCCCATAGCAACAAGCTAGTAACGGACTGTGTGGACGCCATGGAGCCCCATGAGGTTATAAGAGTCGGTGGTGCTGGGAACAAG ATAATCCAGCTTGTTGAAGGAAAGGCTTCCGCTTATGTCTTCGCCAGTCCAGGCTGCAAGAAGTGGGACACCTGCGCTCCTGAAGCCGTTCTGCAAGCTGTTGGAG GTAAACTGACTGACATGCATGGAAATGCATACTGCTATAACGCTGACGTAAAGCACATGAATTCTGCTGGCGTTCTCGCTACACTACGCAACCACGAGTACTACGTTAGCAGAGTGCCACAGTCGGTGCTGCAGGCTCTCAAGTCAGCTTGA